In Campylobacter sp. VBCF_01 NA2, one DNA window encodes the following:
- a CDS encoding DUF4878 domain-containing protein, whose protein sequence is MKRLFSAIIMIVFVGCGEGPEEVVKSYVDSVGCKGDIEKGASLVYLSESQMKDEATKRKVESKLDSMSGTTTRDAMRRGGCKTIEITDKNIGKDAGRMKVKITFGDGTTEELDARVRKNHQGDWKVVWR, encoded by the coding sequence ATGAAAAGGTTATTTTCAGCGATTATAATGATAGTTTTTGTGGGTTGTGGCGAAGGTCCTGAGGAAGTGGTAAAAAGCTATGTCGATTCGGTAGGGTGCAAAGGAGATATCGAAAAAGGCGCGAGCCTAGTGTATCTAAGTGAAAGCCAAATGAAAGATGAAGCCACAAAGCGCAAGGTAGAGAGCAAGCTAGACTCGATGTCAGGCACTACCACAAGAGACGCTATGAGGCGCGGAGGGTGCAAAACAATCGAAATCACCGATAAAAATATCGGCAAAGACGCTGGCAGAATGAAGGTCAAAATCACCTTTGGCGACGGCACTACCGAAGAACTTGACGCCAGGGTGCGCAAAAATCATCAAGGCGATTGGAAGGTAGTATGGCGATAG
- a CDS encoding ATP-binding protein, producing MGGNEVNSFGANALSATADTEIIPQELQKGNPKNRLMINIYGSAGVGKTTFAKKLQDFIVEYQKENLKYNKLEPQFNPALVGEYATMLINDSKFDELGKEIAEAEAELKDENLLDEVDFVAVKRILAYQLKEEMKAKKSQKQKWQ from the coding sequence ATGGGCGGTAATGAAGTTAATTCATTTGGTGCAAATGCACTTTCAGCAACTGCCGATACCGAAATTATACCACAAGAACTTCAAAAAGGTAATCCAAAAAATAGACTTATGATAAATATTTACGGCTCTGCTGGTGTTGGCAAAACAACATTTGCCAAAAAATTACAAGATTTTATTGTTGAATATCAAAAAGAAAATTTGAAATACAATAAATTAGAGCCACAATTCAATCCTGCATTAGTTGGCGAATATGCAACTATGCTAATAAATGATAGCAAATTTGATGAGCTTGGAAAAGAAATTGCAGAAGCAGAAGCGGAATTAAAAGATGAAAATTTGCTTGATGAAGTTGATTTTGTAGCAGTTAAGAGAATTTTGGCTTATCAACTCAAAGAAGAAATGAAAGCCAAAAAATCACAAAAACAAAAATGGCAGTAA
- a CDS encoding CCA tRNA nucleotidyltransferase — protein sequence MKIYQNSDFIAIFDLLKKYTKRAYFVGGFVRDFFLGRESGDIDIEVYDINPQKFSEIMGELGALGTGKQFFVYKFHNFDIALPRTENKVGVGHKAFEVTLANDEKIGARRRDFTINSMMINIFSGEVLDFYGGLNDLRAQILRVVDEKSFVEDSLRVYRGVQFAARFGFDIEPKSLELMRQIDTSDLSVERICAELIKLFRAKFQGLGLVILHDLELFEKIFGVQISRERCAKIANFIDNGRKFIKNEAFFLYAVLNLLNLDKKQTLENLKLNSHFKRIINEPFYKKINDEKLMQISLQMSINSWLGAYNQTRVNRAKALGVYEQKFISKIKSEAVINDGFKGKEIANEIKRRQKDEIRKFLNDKNAF from the coding sequence TTGAAAATCTATCAAAATAGCGATTTTATCGCTATTTTTGACCTTCTTAAAAAATATACAAAAAGAGCGTATTTCGTCGGCGGTTTCGTGCGCGATTTTTTTTTGGGGCGCGAAAGTGGCGACATCGACATCGAAGTTTATGATATAAATCCGCAAAAATTTAGCGAAATTATGGGCGAGCTTGGCGCACTTGGGACTGGAAAGCAGTTTTTCGTCTATAAATTTCACAATTTCGACATTGCTTTGCCTCGCACCGAAAACAAGGTCGGAGTGGGGCATAAAGCCTTTGAAGTAACCCTTGCAAATGACGAAAAAATCGGTGCTAGGCGCAGGGATTTTACGATAAATTCGATGATGATAAATATTTTTAGCGGCGAGGTGCTAGATTTTTACGGCGGGTTAAATGATTTAAGGGCCCAAATTTTGCGCGTTGTCGATGAAAAAAGCTTCGTCGAAGATAGCCTAAGAGTGTATCGTGGGGTGCAGTTTGCGGCGCGGTTTGGCTTCGATATCGAGCCAAAAAGTTTGGAATTAATGCGCCAAATTGATACTTCTGATTTGAGTGTGGAGCGGATTTGTGCCGAGCTAATCAAGCTTTTTAGGGCTAAATTTCAGGGTTTGGGGCTAGTAATCTTGCACGATTTGGAACTTTTTGAGAAAATTTTTGGCGTGCAAATTTCGCGGGAGCGGTGCGCAAAAATCGCAAATTTTATTGATAATGGGCGAAAATTTATAAAAAATGAGGCATTTTTTTTATATGCAGTTTTAAATTTGCTAAATTTAGACAAAAAACAAACTTTGGAAAATTTAAAGCTAAATTCGCATTTTAAGCGCATTATAAATGAGCCGTTTTATAAAAAAATTAATGATGAAAAACTAATGCAAATTTCACTGCAAATGTCGATAAATTCGTGGCTTGGAGCATATAACCAAACTCGCGTAAATCGCGCCAAAGCACTTGGAGTGTATGAGCAAAAATTTATTTCAAAAATAAAAAGCGAAGCCGTTATAAATGACGGATTTAAAGGCAAAGAAATCGCAAATGAAATCAAACGCCGTCAAAAAGATGAGATAAGGAAATTTTTAAATGATAAAAACGCTTTTTAA
- a CDS encoding tRNA (cytidine(34)-2'-O)-methyltransferase → MFNIVLVNPEIHTNTGSIGRMCVNCGSRLHLIKPLGFVIDDKHLRRAGLDYWANLDLRIWESWDEFYAANEAHKERFFFATTKTNKLYYEAKFQKNDFIFFGAEGHGLPLDIMRINRENCITIPMTALGRSLNLATSVGIITYEAIRQNLGEFDFRSEICEF, encoded by the coding sequence ATGTTTAATATCGTTTTAGTAAATCCCGAAATCCACACAAACACAGGCTCGATTGGGCGCATGTGTGTGAATTGTGGCAGTAGATTGCACCTAATCAAACCGCTTGGTTTTGTTATCGATGACAAGCATTTGCGTAGAGCTGGCCTTGATTACTGGGCGAATTTGGATTTGAGAATTTGGGAGAGCTGGGACGAATTTTACGCGGCAAACGAGGCACACAAAGAGCGATTTTTCTTCGCTACGACCAAGACAAACAAGCTGTATTACGAGGCAAAATTTCAAAAAAATGATTTTATATTTTTTGGCGCAGAGGGGCATGGTTTGCCACTTGATATAATGAGAATAAATCGTGAAAATTGTATAACAATTCCCATGACTGCGCTTGGGCGAAGTCTAAATTTGGCCACGAGCGTGGGCATTATCACATACGAGGCGATTCGCCAAAATTTGGGCGAATTTGATTTTAGGAGCGAGATTTGCGAATTTTAG
- a CDS encoding metallophosphoesterase family protein, which translates to MNRIFITGDTHGGWRGFSGEMARFKKFEKFESALCKDDFLIIAGDFGFVWNMFQSDAREEQWLKYFNERKFTTLFIDGNHENFDRLNAYEISEFAGGKVHKISQSVYHLMRGQVYEIAGRKIFTMGGALSIDRDRRELGFSWWEGEMISQADICEANANLAKHGFNVDIIITHTCPRFVIPRVIKLSMAAKIDDVNSKILQDFYDKTQFKKWYFGHFHEDFKIDDKFRVIYQEIEEIRL; encoded by the coding sequence ATGAATAGAATTTTTATCACAGGCGATACACACGGCGGCTGGCGCGGGTTTAGCGGCGAAATGGCGCGATTTAAAAAGTTCGAAAAATTCGAAAGTGCGCTTTGCAAAGATGATTTTTTAATCATCGCTGGGGATTTTGGCTTTGTTTGGAATATGTTTCAAAGCGACGCGCGCGAGGAGCAGTGGCTAAAATACTTCAATGAGCGTAAATTTACCACGCTTTTCATCGACGGCAACCATGAAAATTTCGACCGATTAAACGCCTATGAAATCAGCGAATTTGCTGGCGGTAAAGTGCATAAAATTTCGCAAAGCGTGTATCATTTAATGAGGGGGCAAGTCTATGAGATCGCAGGGCGCAAAATTTTCACCATGGGTGGCGCGCTTAGTATCGACCGAGATAGACGAGAGCTTGGCTTTTCGTGGTGGGAGGGCGAAATGATAAGCCAGGCCGATATCTGCGAAGCGAACGCAAACCTCGCAAAACACGGCTTTAATGTCGATATCATCATCACGCACACCTGCCCCAGATTTGTCATACCGCGCGTGATAAAACTATCAATGGCGGCGAAAATTGATGATGTAAATTCGAAAATTTTGCAGGATTTTTACGACAAAACCCAGTTCAAAAAGTGGTATTTTGGGCATTTTCACGAGGATTTTAAAATTGACGATAAATTTCGGGTGATTTATCAAGAAATCGAAGAAATTCGGCTTTAA
- a CDS encoding YiiX/YebB-like N1pC/P60 family cysteine hydrolase, whose protein sequence is MKFKISLFIFLGFALFLAVQIPQIRQNLPQFFQDKNLKFQTLNLQNLTNLPNLAPGDLVFRLGDEFDSALIAQMSEWKYSHVGVVIDTAPTRILHAISDERYAQNSVVISSLDEFVYRARKFGVARINFLSAQEKRNLINSLNLRVGEEFVLAKSTEPNLYCTTLIEHEIAQIYPNFAPAYTYIDAPFFRGEYLFPRALAEFNGTEMIYESE, encoded by the coding sequence ATGAAATTTAAAATTTCGCTTTTTATTTTTTTGGGATTTGCGCTTTTTTTGGCGGTGCAAATCCCGCAAATCCGCCAAAATTTACCGCAATTTTTCCAAGACAAAAATTTAAAATTTCAAACCCTAAATTTGCAAAATTTAACAAATTTGCCAAATTTAGCGCCCGGCGATCTGGTTTTTCGCCTAGGCGATGAGTTTGATAGCGCGCTAATCGCGCAAATGAGCGAGTGGAAGTATTCGCATGTGGGGGTAGTGATAGATACTGCGCCGACGCGAATCCTGCACGCAATCAGCGATGAGCGATACGCTCAAAACAGCGTCGTGATAAGCTCGCTAGATGAGTTTGTATATCGTGCGCGTAAATTTGGCGTAGCAAGGATAAATTTTTTAAGCGCACAAGAGAAGCGAAATTTGATAAATTCGCTAAATTTGCGCGTGGGTGAGGAGTTTGTTTTGGCAAAATCGACTGAGCCAAATTTATATTGCACCACGCTAATCGAGCATGAAATCGCGCAAATTTATCCAAATTTCGCCCCCGCTTACACCTATATTGACGCGCCGTTTTTTCGTGGTGAGTATCTATTCCCGCGCGCACTTGCTGAATTTAATGGCACCGAAATGATTTACGAGAGCGAGTGA
- a CDS encoding endonuclease/exonuclease/phosphatase family protein, which produces MRILALLFVALALFGAELKIATYNVENLFDGENNGNEYEDFRLESGKWNKTKYKEKLNKIAGEILEINADIIALQEIENEGVLKALANKTQYKFYKFSNPKSAPAGVAVLSKIPIISSEYYRMSSVKTRDILRADFEFEGARFSVYALHMLSARNPIGDRKKSFDFLASVIKNKKNSVILGDFNTGIGKNSLLNEILGEGKFVDLWSDNVCFANKLIACKSHDSGALLDHILLSDDFFGKAKFGYKKGSFKAESVAQSSDHIALSFVLSSEKISPNKPKNLAVQNPNLELKEAQISEIYGDVNSAPFILKNAVVTYTDKHGSAISQGSKGVFVYGLSGVSVGDRLDLAVQKAKIYRKKFELSEAKILKNHGNIGSIEKYTLKEINYHTLSPGDVVAQIWGDVTDGQIVVNGRKYKIYSKKGKIKNQKNAKFNNAYFTIYDEQKEFIVQ; this is translated from the coding sequence TTGCGAATTTTAGCCCTTCTTTTCGTCGCACTCGCACTCTTTGGCGCAGAGCTGAAAATCGCCACTTACAATGTCGAAAACCTCTTTGACGGCGAAAACAACGGCAACGAATACGAGGATTTCCGCCTAGAATCAGGCAAATGGAACAAGACAAAATATAAAGAAAAATTAAATAAAATTGCGGGCGAAATTTTAGAGATAAACGCCGATATAATCGCACTTCAAGAGATTGAAAACGAAGGCGTTTTAAAAGCTTTGGCAAACAAAACGCAGTATAAATTTTATAAATTTTCAAACCCCAAATCAGCCCCAGCTGGCGTGGCGGTGCTATCAAAAATCCCGATAATTTCGAGCGAGTATTACCGTATGAGTAGCGTCAAAACTCGTGATATTTTAAGAGCGGATTTCGAGTTTGAAGGGGCGAGATTTAGCGTCTATGCCCTGCACATGCTTTCTGCACGCAATCCTATCGGGGATAGAAAAAAGAGTTTTGATTTTTTAGCAAGTGTCATAAAAAACAAAAAAAATAGCGTGATTTTGGGCGATTTTAACACCGGCATTGGCAAAAATTCGCTTTTAAACGAAATTTTGGGCGAGGGTAAATTTGTCGATTTGTGGAGCGATAATGTCTGTTTCGCAAATAAACTAATCGCGTGCAAATCTCACGATAGCGGGGCTTTGCTAGATCATATTTTACTTAGCGATGATTTTTTTGGCAAGGCAAAATTTGGTTATAAAAAAGGCTCGTTTAAGGCCGAAAGCGTGGCACAAAGCTCCGATCATATCGCGCTTAGCTTTGTTTTAAGCAGTGAAAAAATTTCGCCAAACAAACCCAAAAATTTAGCCGTGCAAAACCCAAATTTAGAGTTAAAAGAGGCGCAAATTTCTGAAATTTACGGCGATGTAAATTCTGCCCCATTTATCCTAAAAAACGCAGTCGTAACCTACACTGACAAGCACGGAAGCGCGATTTCGCAAGGTAGCAAGGGCGTGTTTGTGTATGGGCTAAGTGGCGTTAGCGTGGGCGATAGGCTAGATCTTGCCGTGCAAAAAGCTAAAATTTATAGGAAAAAATTCGAGCTTAGCGAGGCAAAAATCCTCAAAAACCACGGAAATATCGGCAGTATCGAAAAATACACGCTAAAAGAGATTAACTATCACACCCTCTCTCCGGGCGATGTCGTAGCGCAAATTTGGGGCGATGTGACGGACGGGCAAATCGTGGTAAATGGGCGAAAATATAAAATTTATTCCAAAAAAGGCAAAATCAAAAATCAAAAAAACGCAAAATTTAACAATGCGTATTTTACGATTTATGATGAGCAAAAGGAGTTTATAGTTCAATGA
- a CDS encoding cytochrome-c peroxidase, giving the protein MKVKFLLLSSVVVASSVFAADDLAKLAKDSGLQALPKTAAEIAKLAESAAPDAKDFPTTDKRVELGKKLYFDPRISRSGIISCNTCHNLAIGGTDGVPASTGHKWTPNPHHINAPTTLNSVFNSAQFWDGRAAHLAEQAAGPATAAPEMAATPESVEKLLNSIPGYVKEFQDAYGKDTKITFDLFATTVGIFERTLVTPSRYDEFLNGDSKALTDAEKEGLKTFIDKGCVSCHNGINLGGTMQPFEVAGKYEFANVGDFKGDANGMVKAPVLRNIVDTAPYFHNGAIWSLKDAVKAMGSVQLGIEISDDEANKIVTFFNALSGKLPDAALKYPVLPARTDATPKPELDY; this is encoded by the coding sequence ATGAAAGTTAAGTTTTTATTACTTAGTTCAGTAGTTGTTGCTAGCTCAGTATTCGCAGCTGACGATTTGGCAAAACTTGCAAAAGATAGTGGCTTACAAGCACTACCTAAAACTGCTGCTGAAATCGCAAAACTTGCAGAGAGTGCAGCACCAGATGCAAAAGATTTCCCAACAACCGACAAAAGAGTTGAACTTGGTAAAAAATTATATTTTGACCCAAGAATTTCAAGAAGTGGAATCATCAGCTGTAATACCTGCCACAACCTAGCAATCGGCGGAACTGACGGCGTTCCAGCTTCAACAGGTCACAAATGGACTCCAAACCCACACCATATCAATGCGCCTACAACACTAAACTCAGTGTTCAACTCAGCGCAATTCTGGGATGGTCGTGCAGCTCACCTAGCTGAGCAAGCAGCAGGTCCAGCAACAGCTGCTCCTGAAATGGCTGCAACTCCTGAGAGCGTAGAAAAACTACTTAACTCAATCCCTGGCTATGTTAAAGAATTCCAAGATGCTTATGGCAAAGATACAAAAATCACTTTCGATCTATTCGCTACAACAGTAGGAATTTTCGAAAGAACACTTGTAACTCCATCAAGATATGATGAGTTCTTAAACGGCGACTCAAAAGCCCTAACTGACGCCGAAAAAGAGGGTCTAAAAACATTTATCGATAAAGGTTGTGTATCTTGCCACAATGGAATCAACCTAGGCGGCACAATGCAACCGTTCGAAGTAGCAGGCAAATACGAATTCGCTAATGTTGGCGATTTCAAAGGCGATGCTAACGGTATGGTTAAAGCACCAGTTCTAAGAAATATTGTTGATACAGCTCCATATTTCCACAATGGCGCAATCTGGTCACTAAAAGACGCTGTTAAAGCAATGGGTAGCGTTCAACTTGGTATCGAAATCAGCGATGATGAAGCAAACAAAATCGTTACTTTCTTCAACGCTCTAAGCGGAAAACTACCTGATGCAGCTCTAAAATACCCAGTATTGCCAGCTAGAACAGATGCTACTCCAAAACCAGAGTTAGATTACTAA
- a CDS encoding DUF4878 domain-containing protein → MKKLILAFFAMFFLIGCGGGSVDDTVKGFLEAGYAGDTKTAASLIYLSKEDMQDESVKPALEGKVGMLVGEAMQVAKKHNGLKSIEIVDKNLGEDVGTVKVRIVFKDGKTIDDMMKVRKNHKGEWKVNIF, encoded by the coding sequence ATGAAGAAACTAATTTTAGCGTTTTTTGCTATGTTTTTTCTAATCGGTTGTGGTGGCGGTAGTGTCGATGATACGGTAAAGGGCTTTTTGGAAGCAGGGTATGCTGGCGATACAAAAACAGCCGCAAGCCTTATTTATCTTAGCAAAGAAGATATGCAAGATGAAAGTGTCAAGCCTGCATTAGAGGGCAAAGTGGGTATGTTGGTAGGCGAGGCTATGCAAGTAGCCAAAAAACATAACGGTCTAAAATCGATTGAAATCGTAGATAAAAATCTCGGCGAGGATGTCGGCACGGTGAAAGTGCGGATAGTTTTTAAAGATGGCAAAACGATAGATGATATGATGAAAGTGCGCAAAAATCACAAAGGCGAGTGGAAGGTGAATATTTTCTAA
- the glyS gene encoding glycine--tRNA ligase subunit beta: MKLLIEIGVEELPAIPFLKEYKNIAPKWSAVLEKYRLKSEFSFEFTPRRFVICHENFASTQSDSLIVQTGAPKSVALKDGAWSKAALSFASKCGISESELKFREIDGKEVLYFESVQKGEPSKSVLGAMIEEFLGSLNFGRAMRWGEGKFEFIRPLRSVACLLGNDSVEFEIYGAKSELAFFPHRSFGYEKVKFTSAEEYFALLEKYGVILSAQKRKEKILAEFKEIESANGVTIEIDKDLLSEVVAITEHPTALLGSFEAEFLAVPKEVIITSMKENQRYFPVFKNGKLSNHFVVASNAITDDNSLIVRGNEKVLRARLSDAMFFWQSDLKSGLNPEKLKSVSYLSGLGSIYDKQVREISVAKEIAKFWDKELRAEFGGDYTGALEEAIMLSKADLVSTMVGEFSELQGIMGSYYAAHAGKNELISRAIYEQYLPNSEDSELPTGVFSSLVGVATKFESLAGLFSINKIPSGNKDPYALRRAAAGIIKIVQNLGLNLDIKALVENVAVQYPGLDSNKLLDFIKDRLYAIYDTNPSIIQACLNSGKNDIKALGSAIMALDKISKDEKFKDNFDTFKRLSNIIKDEKIGAVDEALFQNEAEGELNSAFKAISVSQNEPEAYLNALFGLKDKIDMFFEKVMINVDDKAVRANRIANVGQIYNAFKKIADIKEISF, encoded by the coding sequence ATGAAATTACTTATTGAAATTGGAGTCGAAGAACTCCCAGCAATCCCGTTTTTGAAGGAATACAAAAACATTGCGCCAAAATGGAGTGCGGTTTTGGAAAAATACCGCTTGAAAAGCGAATTTAGCTTCGAATTTACCCCTCGCAGATTTGTCATCTGCCACGAAAATTTCGCTAGCACACAAAGCGATAGCCTCATTGTCCAAACTGGCGCGCCAAAATCAGTTGCCCTAAAAGATGGCGCATGGAGCAAGGCTGCGCTAAGCTTTGCTAGCAAATGCGGAATTAGCGAGAGCGAATTGAAATTCAGAGAAATCGACGGCAAAGAGGTGCTATATTTCGAGAGCGTGCAAAAAGGCGAGCCTAGCAAAAGCGTGCTAGGTGCGATGATTGAGGAGTTTTTGGGTAGTTTAAATTTCGGTAGAGCTATGCGCTGGGGCGAGGGCAAATTCGAGTTTATCCGCCCGCTTCGAAGTGTGGCTTGCTTGCTAGGAAATGATAGCGTGGAGTTTGAAATTTATGGCGCAAAAAGCGAGCTAGCGTTTTTCCCACACAGAAGCTTTGGTTATGAAAAGGTCAAATTTACTAGCGCAGAGGAATACTTTGCGCTTTTGGAAAAATACGGCGTGATTTTAAGCGCACAAAAACGCAAAGAAAAAATCCTAGCCGAATTTAAAGAAATCGAGAGCGCAAATGGCGTTACAATCGAAATCGACAAGGATTTGCTAAGCGAGGTTGTCGCCATTACCGAGCACCCAACCGCGCTACTTGGCAGTTTCGAGGCTGAATTTTTGGCAGTGCCAAAAGAGGTAATCATCACTTCGATGAAGGAAAATCAACGCTATTTTCCAGTTTTCAAAAATGGCAAGCTAAGTAATCATTTCGTCGTCGCAAGCAATGCAATCACCGATGATAACAGCCTAATCGTGCGTGGAAACGAGAAGGTTTTGCGAGCAAGACTGAGCGATGCGATGTTTTTTTGGCAAAGCGATCTAAAATCAGGGTTAAATCCAGAAAAACTAAAAAGCGTTTCGTATCTAAGCGGGCTTGGCTCGATTTATGATAAGCAAGTCCGCGAAATCTCTGTCGCAAAAGAGATTGCTAAATTTTGGGATAAAGAGCTAAGAGCCGAGTTTGGTGGGGATTACACTGGCGCGCTAGAAGAGGCGATAATGCTTAGCAAGGCGGATTTGGTTAGCACTATGGTGGGCGAATTCAGCGAGCTTCAAGGCATTATGGGAAGCTACTACGCCGCGCATGCGGGCAAAAACGAGCTAATCTCGCGCGCGATTTATGAGCAATACCTGCCAAATTCCGAGGACAGCGAGCTTCCTACTGGCGTGTTTTCGTCACTCGTGGGGGTTGCTACGAAATTTGAAAGCCTAGCAGGTCTATTTAGCATAAATAAAATTCCAAGTGGAAACAAAGACCCTTACGCACTGCGCCGCGCGGCCGCTGGAATTATCAAAATCGTGCAAAATTTGGGGCTAAATTTGGATATTAAGGCGTTAGTTGAAAATGTAGCGGTGCAATATCCGGGATTAGATAGTAATAAATTGCTTGATTTTATCAAAGATAGACTTTATGCTATTTATGATACTAATCCGTCGATTATACAGGCTTGTTTAAATAGTGGAAAAAACGATATAAAAGCTCTTGGTAGTGCGATTATGGCACTTGATAAAATTTCAAAAGATGAGAAATTTAAGGATAATTTCGACACCTTCAAACGCCTATCAAATATCATAAAAGATGAAAAAATCGGTGCTGTCGATGAAGCGCTTTTCCAAAACGAAGCTGAGGGCGAGCTAAATTCGGCGTTTAAGGCGATTAGCGTGAGCCAAAACGAGCCTGAGGCTTACCTAAATGCGCTTTTTGGATTGAAAGATAAAATCGATATGTTTTTTGAAAAAGTAATGATAAATGTAGATGACAAGGCTGTCAGGGCAAACCGCATTGCAAATGTGGGTCAAATTTACAATGCGTTCAAAAAAATCGCAGATATCAAAGAAATCAGTTTTTAA